The Haloterrigena turkmenica DSM 5511 nucleotide sequence ACGCTCCGGGAGGAGTCGTTCGTCGAGGCTTCGCAGGCGATGGGGATCGGGACGCCGACGATCGTCTTCAAGGAGATCGTTCCGCACCTGATGCCGTTCGTGGTGATCAACCTCACGAACGCCGGCCGAAAGGTCATCTTCGAGGCGGTCGCCCTGTACTACCTCGGGATCCTCCCCTTCAAGAACCTGAACTGGGGAAGTATCCTGAACCAGGCCTACGGGGCGAACGCGCACGCCCGTCCCGACGCGATCCACTGGTTCCTCGTCCCCATGTTCTCGATCGTGTTCATCTCGGTCGGGCTGACCCTGCTCGGGCAGTCCCTAGACCGGGTGTTCAACCCCCGCGTCCGGGCCCGACACGAGAAGACGACCGCCGACGTCGAGACCGAAGGCGACGGCGAAACGCAGACGCAAGATGCGATGGGTGTCTAACATGACCGTTTCCGAAACCGACTACCAACCCGAACCGGCACAAGGTGACTCGATCCTCGAAATACGCAACGCGTCCGTCACGTTCGATATGGACCGCGGCGAATCGCGCGTCCTCGACGACGTCGATCTGGATATCGAGCGAAACGAAATCCTCGGCGTCGTCGGCGAGAGCGGCAGCGGCAAATCCATGCTCGCGTCGGCGCTGCTCGACGCGATCGTCGACCCGGGCGTCCTCTACGGGGACATCACGTACCACCCCCCGGAGGGCAGCCCGATCGATATCCTCAATCTCGACAAGCAGGGGCTCAAGGAACTCCGCTGGGAGGAGATCTCGATGGTGTTCCAGGGCGCGATGAGTTCGTTCAATCCCGTTCGCAAGATCAAAACCCACTTCGTCGAGACACTCGACGCTCACGACTACGACATCGACGAGGGCATGGAGCGGACGAAGGACATCCTCTCGGACCTCTATCTGGACCCCGAGCGCGTCCTTGACTCCTACCCGCACGAGCTCTCGGGCGGGATGAAACAGCGCGCGCTCATCGCGTTGAGCCTGGTGCTCAAGCCGGAGGTACTGGTGATGGACGAGCCGACGGCCGCGCTGGACCTCCTCATGCAGCGATCGATCATCTCGCTGATCCAGGAGATCAAGGAGGAGTACGATTTGACGATCGTCTTCATCACCCACGACCTGCCGCTGGTCGCGGACATCGCCGACCGGATCGGGGTCCTCTATGCCTTCGAGTTCGTCGAACTCGGGCCGACCGACGAGATCCTCGAGAACGCCGCCCACCCCTACACGCGACTACTACTGAAGTCGACGCCAAACCTCGAGGCGCCGATCGAGACCATGCAGCCGGTCGAGGGGTCGGCGCCGGACCCGGTGAACGTCCCGACGGGCTGTTCGTTCCACAGGCGGTGTCCCCTCGCCACCCAGGAGTGTCGGGACGTCGATCCCGGTCCGTACGACGCCGGCGCGAGCCACATCTCTCATTGTCATCACTGGGAGCAGGCGCGCGAGGAGATTCCGATGTCGTACGATCTCGAGTCGATCGACGCGGGCTCCGAGACGGCGAAGACCGGCGTGGGAGATACGGCCTCGCGGACCGCGTCGGCCGAACCGGTCGTCTCGCTCGACGACGTCGAGGTCCACTTCGAGAAGGAGAAGGGCTTCCTCGACATGTTCGACGAGCCCGAAGTCGTCGAGGCCGTCGACGGCGTCTCGATGGACATCTACGAGAAGGACGTGGTCGTCCTCGTCGGCGAGTCCGGCTGCGGGAAGACCACGCTGGGCAAGACGGCGGTCGGCCTCCAGGAGCCGACCGGCGGGAGCGTCAACTACCGCGGCAACGACATCTGGGACGTCAAGGCGGGCAACGGTGACGGTTCGATGTCGTGGGACGAGATCCGCCGATCGCTCCAGATCGTCCACCAGGATCCGGGGAGCGCTCTGAACCCCCATCGCCGCGTCAAGGCGAGCCTCGAGGCGCCGCTCAAGCGCTGGAACGACGATCTCGACGGCAACGACCGGAAACAGCGCATCCTGAGCCTGCTCGAGCACGTCGGGATGTCGCCGCCGGAGGACTACATCGATCGCTACCCACACCAGCTCTCGGGCGGCGAGCAACAGCGCGTCGCGCTCATCCGGGCGATGCTGATGAACCCAGACGTCATCATGGCCGACGAGCCGGTCAGCGCGCTCGACGTCTCGCTGCGCGTCGAGATGATGGATCTCATGATCCAGCTGCAGGACACGTTCAACACGTCGTACCTGTTCGTCTCGCACGACCTCTCGAACGCGCGGTACATCGCCGAGAAGACCGGCGGTCGGATCGGCGTCGTCTACCTCGGCCGACTGGTCGAGATCGGTCCGCCGGACGAGATCATCCACAACCCCCAGCATCCCTACACGCAGGCGCTGTGCTGGGCGACGCCGGAACTCGGCGCCGACAACGACGAGGAGTCGCCGATCCGCGAGATCGACATTCCCGACCCGACGAACCCGCCGAGCGGCTGTCGCTACCACACGCGCTGTGCCAAGGCCCGCGAGGTCTGTCGGAACCAGGATCCGGCGGCCTACGACATCCCCGACGACGACTTACACGAGGCCGCGTGTTTCCGCGTCTTAGACGACCACGAGTACTGGGGCAGCGAGTCGATCACCGAGGACAACGAACTGTTCGCACAGGGCGACGACTGACCGCTGTCGAACCGTTTTCGCCTCGAGAATAGCGTTCACCGTTCGACCGACATCCGTTCTGCGCCGGTTTTCGCACCGATTCACCGACCGAGGGGAGCTGCGGGTCCCCTCATATCGACGGCCCGACGCGCGTGATCGCAAAGGACGTCACGCCGTGGCGTTCCGAACTCGTCGGTTCGCCGTCGAGGACCGCCCGCAGCGTCGCCAGTAGTTCGTCGGGCGTCGTTTCGCCGGCGAACGTGTCGAGGTCGTCACACAGCGCGTCGTACGTATCGCGGTCGCCGGTGACCGCGAGCACCGGGACGATCGGGTGGCCGGCGGGGATCCCGTCGGCGGTGACGTGGATCACGATCTGCGCGCCGGCGGCGGCCAACGCCGTGGCCGCCTCGTCGAACGCCGACGGCGCGTCGACCAGCGCGACGCCGGCGTCGTGGGTAGCCCGCTCCCCGTACTCGAGGACGTCCCGAACGGAGCGGTCGCCCCAGAGCCGTCTCACCTGCTCCGGGGTCGCGTCCGCGGCGCGCTTTCGCGTCGCGGTGACGGCCGCCGGCGAGTCGTACGCACGGTCGGTCACGCCGTCGAAGCGCTCCCGCGCCTCGGCCGTGGCGACCCGTTCGCGAACGGCGTCGGGGTGGGCGTGGACCCGTTCGTTGCCCGCGATCAGGGCGCGGCCGCCGGCGTCGACGATCCGCCCGACGACGCTCCCTACGAGCGGGTCCGCCGTCTCGAGCGACGAGGGCCGACAGTCGCTGCTGACGACGCCGATCGTCGCCGCCTCGAGACCGACCTGCGAGCGCGTCGCCTCGGTCCGCGCTCTGAGGGCCGTCGCGCGATCGATCCCCGCCTCGCGACACGCGTCTGTGCCGCCTGCTCGCTGGATCGCGACCTCCTCGACCGGTACCCCTCGGTCGGCGATCGATCCGGCGAGGCGGTCGCTTTGGACCGTCTCGCAGCCGAGCCCGACGGCGAGCGCGCCGGCGACGTTCGGATTCGCCGCCACGCCGACCAGCGTCCGCTCGGTCCGCTCGCTGTCGTCGCCCAGTTGGCCGCAGCCGTGGTCGTGGGGAGTGCTCACGGCGCCGGGGACCTC carries:
- a CDS encoding UxaA family hydrolase; the protein is MTREPSSASEIGFTAYDRDRDGVGVRNRVLVVPSVICSHTVADRIASEVPGAVSTPHDHGCGQLGDDSERTERTLVGVAANPNVAGALAVGLGCETVQSDRLAGSIADRGVPVEEVAIQRAGGTDACREAGIDRATALRARTEATRSQVGLEAATIGVVSSDCRPSSLETADPLVGSVVGRIVDAGGRALIAGNERVHAHPDAVRERVATAEARERFDGVTDRAYDSPAAVTATRKRAADATPEQVRRLWGDRSVRDVLEYGERATHDAGVALVDAPSAFDEAATALAAAGAQIVIHVTADGIPAGHPIVPVLAVTGDRDTYDALCDDLDTFAGETTPDELLATLRAVLDGEPTSSERHGVTSFAITRVGPSI
- a CDS encoding ABC transporter ATP-binding protein, coding for MTVSETDYQPEPAQGDSILEIRNASVTFDMDRGESRVLDDVDLDIERNEILGVVGESGSGKSMLASALLDAIVDPGVLYGDITYHPPEGSPIDILNLDKQGLKELRWEEISMVFQGAMSSFNPVRKIKTHFVETLDAHDYDIDEGMERTKDILSDLYLDPERVLDSYPHELSGGMKQRALIALSLVLKPEVLVMDEPTAALDLLMQRSIISLIQEIKEEYDLTIVFITHDLPLVADIADRIGVLYAFEFVELGPTDEILENAAHPYTRLLLKSTPNLEAPIETMQPVEGSAPDPVNVPTGCSFHRRCPLATQECRDVDPGPYDAGASHISHCHHWEQAREEIPMSYDLESIDAGSETAKTGVGDTASRTASAEPVVSLDDVEVHFEKEKGFLDMFDEPEVVEAVDGVSMDIYEKDVVVLVGESGCGKTTLGKTAVGLQEPTGGSVNYRGNDIWDVKAGNGDGSMSWDEIRRSLQIVHQDPGSALNPHRRVKASLEAPLKRWNDDLDGNDRKQRILSLLEHVGMSPPEDYIDRYPHQLSGGEQQRVALIRAMLMNPDVIMADEPVSALDVSLRVEMMDLMIQLQDTFNTSYLFVSHDLSNARYIAEKTGGRIGVVYLGRLVEIGPPDEIIHNPQHPYTQALCWATPELGADNDEESPIREIDIPDPTNPPSGCRYHTRCAKAREVCRNQDPAAYDIPDDDLHEAACFRVLDDHEYWGSESITEDNELFAQGDD